Proteins from a genomic interval of Kaistia defluvii:
- a CDS encoding SDR family NAD(P)-dependent oxidoreductase — protein sequence MYLDRFRVDGQLAVVTGGGRGIGLASAEALGEAGARLALIERDPLLLEEAATALRAKGYDVSVHEGDVTNAARMQEIADELAARGGASILVNNAGIALSDIPAEDMEDERWLKVIDVNLNGVYWCSRAFGRHMLTARRGSIVNVGSMSGFIVNRPQPQAHYNASKAAVHHLTRSLAAEWAARGVRVNAVAPTYIETPLNALVENNKPMLDRWIDSTPMARMGKDFEVASVILFLASEAASLMTGSIVQVDGGYTAW from the coding sequence GTGTATCTCGATCGGTTCCGGGTTGATGGGCAGCTTGCGGTGGTTACGGGTGGTGGACGCGGCATAGGCCTGGCGAGTGCCGAGGCGCTTGGTGAGGCAGGCGCACGCTTGGCCCTGATCGAGCGCGACCCGTTGTTGCTGGAAGAGGCGGCGACGGCGTTGCGAGCCAAGGGCTACGACGTCTCGGTGCATGAAGGCGATGTCACCAATGCCGCTCGCATGCAGGAAATCGCGGACGAACTCGCGGCGCGTGGCGGCGCATCAATCCTGGTGAACAATGCCGGTATTGCTCTGAGCGACATTCCCGCCGAGGACATGGAAGACGAGCGCTGGCTCAAGGTCATCGACGTCAATCTGAACGGTGTCTACTGGTGCAGCCGCGCCTTTGGCCGTCACATGCTGACAGCGCGTCGCGGCTCAATCGTAAATGTTGGCTCGATGTCTGGCTTCATCGTGAACCGCCCGCAGCCGCAGGCTCACTACAACGCTTCCAAGGCTGCTGTGCATCATTTGACGCGTTCCCTCGCGGCTGAGTGGGCGGCGCGCGGCGTGCGGGTCAATGCGGTCGCTCCGACCTATATCGAGACCCCCCTCAACGCACTGGTCGAGAACAACAAGCCGATGCTCGATCGATGGATCGACTCGACGCCCATGGCGAGGATGGGAAAAGACTTTGAAGTCGCGAGCGTCATTCTCTTCCTGGCTTCGGAAGCGGCCAGTCTGATGACCGGGTCTATCGTCCAAGTAGACGGCGGCTATACGGCCTGGTGA
- a CDS encoding glycerol dehydrogenase — protein MSRSFGSPSRYIQRCGEIARLGEHLALLGKKPLFLIDGFLFHTLSTKIAAGLGEDVEARFEKFGGECSNQEIARVTVLVAEHGADVVVGVGGGKTLDTAKMAAHQNHARMMAVPTIASTDAPTSAVVVVYSPDGVLEMAHNLPRNPDLVLVDPELIVAAPVRFLVAGIGDALSTWFEARANIDAGTDNYISGGFPATQAARAIARHCHWVVMEQALKAKTAAEAGVVTTAVEDIIEANTLLSGLGFENCGVSAAHGIHDALTVVHDVHGMLHGEKVAFGVICLLVLENRPKAEIDEAIAFCQSLGLPTTLAGLQITEDVSAKVDQIAEAAVKGKITHATRATVGVREIRAAILTADALGRAAS, from the coding sequence GTGTCTCGATCCTTTGGTTCGCCCAGCCGCTATATTCAGCGCTGCGGCGAGATCGCCCGCCTTGGCGAGCATCTCGCGCTACTCGGCAAGAAGCCACTGTTTCTGATAGATGGATTTCTCTTCCACACCCTGTCGACGAAGATCGCCGCCGGGCTTGGCGAAGATGTTGAGGCGCGCTTCGAAAAATTCGGCGGCGAGTGCAGCAATCAGGAGATCGCTCGCGTTACCGTGTTAGTGGCCGAGCATGGGGCCGACGTCGTTGTCGGCGTCGGTGGCGGCAAGACGCTCGACACGGCTAAGATGGCCGCGCACCAGAACCATGCCCGCATGATGGCGGTGCCGACGATCGCCTCCACCGACGCTCCGACAAGCGCTGTCGTCGTGGTTTATTCGCCCGACGGCGTGCTGGAGATGGCGCATAATCTGCCGCGCAACCCCGACCTGGTGCTTGTAGACCCCGAATTGATCGTCGCTGCGCCGGTCCGTTTTCTCGTCGCGGGCATCGGCGACGCTCTGTCGACCTGGTTCGAGGCGCGCGCCAATATCGATGCGGGTACCGATAACTACATTTCCGGGGGCTTCCCGGCCACGCAGGCGGCGCGAGCGATCGCACGCCATTGTCATTGGGTGGTTATGGAGCAGGCGTTGAAGGCGAAGACGGCTGCCGAGGCGGGTGTCGTTACGACAGCCGTCGAAGATATTATAGAGGCGAACACGCTGCTGAGCGGCCTCGGATTCGAGAACTGCGGTGTATCCGCCGCCCATGGCATCCATGATGCCCTGACGGTGGTGCATGACGTGCATGGCATGCTGCATGGCGAGAAGGTCGCGTTCGGCGTTATTTGCCTGCTTGTGCTCGAGAACCGTCCGAAGGCCGAGATCGACGAAGCGATCGCCTTCTGCCAGAGCCTGGGGCTGCCGACGACCTTGGCCGGACTGCAGATCACCGAGGATGTCTCGGCCAAGGTTGACCAGATCGCCGAGGCTGCCGTGAAAGGCAAGATCACGCATGCCACACGCGCGACCGTCGGCGTGCGGGAGATCCGTGCCGCTATTCTCACGGCGGATGCCCTGGGTCGGGCAGCCTCATAG
- a CDS encoding substrate-binding domain-containing protein, translating to MKNTFSILMSGAALLLCLTPAAMAADCKVGLTMPSLNAPYFAAQVAAVEAAAKEKGCEITTADSQSDFSKQISDIEDMVAKGVQILIVNPRDQEALVATVDAASKAGVKVVVMDSTLNPKANVITQVRSSSDENGRLVGDWIAKKMKGTPIKMLLLSGNQGNPGGLERRMGVVKGIVEGQLVNEGAVNLQILGQGWGDWATDGGLKAAEDLLQAHPDANLIVGENDSMVLGAAQAVKAAGLKDILLTAAADGQREALEMIKDGTYGATGLNDPDLVGRTAFDIGYKAFKGELPADLPKLYLTPADVISKDNVDKYYNPKSVF from the coding sequence ATGAAGAACACGTTCAGCATTCTCATGTCTGGCGCCGCGCTCTTGCTTTGCCTGACGCCGGCGGCGATGGCGGCCGACTGCAAGGTCGGGCTGACGATGCCGTCGCTCAACGCGCCCTATTTCGCGGCGCAGGTTGCGGCCGTGGAGGCCGCGGCCAAGGAAAAGGGCTGTGAAATCACGACGGCCGATAGCCAGAGCGATTTTTCCAAGCAGATCAGCGACATCGAGGACATGGTCGCGAAGGGCGTCCAGATCCTGATCGTCAATCCTCGTGATCAGGAAGCACTTGTCGCCACCGTCGATGCCGCCTCCAAGGCAGGCGTCAAGGTTGTGGTGATGGACTCGACCCTGAATCCCAAGGCCAATGTGATCACGCAGGTCCGCTCGTCCAGCGACGAGAACGGTCGTCTTGTCGGTGACTGGATCGCCAAGAAGATGAAGGGCACGCCGATCAAGATGCTTCTCCTTTCGGGCAACCAGGGCAATCCCGGCGGACTTGAGCGTCGCATGGGTGTCGTCAAGGGCATCGTCGAAGGACAGCTCGTGAATGAGGGCGCCGTGAACCTGCAGATTCTAGGACAGGGCTGGGGCGACTGGGCCACCGATGGCGGCCTGAAGGCTGCCGAGGATCTGCTGCAGGCGCATCCGGACGCCAATCTGATCGTCGGCGAGAATGACTCCATGGTTCTCGGCGCGGCTCAGGCCGTCAAGGCTGCCGGCCTGAAGGACATTCTCCTTACCGCTGCCGCCGACGGCCAGCGCGAAGCCCTGGAAATGATCAAGGACGGCACGTATGGCGCGACGGGCCTGAACGATCCGGATCTCGTTGGCCGCACGGCGTTCGACATCGGCTACAAGGCATTCAAGGGCGAGCTTCCGGCCGACCTTCCGAAGCTTTATCTGACCCCGGCCGATGTGATCTCCAAGGATAACGTCGACAAGTACTACAATCCCAAATCCGTATTCTGA
- a CDS encoding ABC transporter permease produces MSASGTLPPSASRNSRLVEIVRNYGTVGIFLVLMVVASFWSDAFLTERNLMNVARQVASGHGIMAVGMLFVVLTRGIDLSVGSVAAVGAVLGAYLIATMGFSLPVTILLVLLSGVVSGTVTGFFVAYMKLPSFVISLAMMAIARGVSLILSAGRPITIGPSGSALVDFGSGFFLGVPQPVVLMLIIFAIGGAVLTFTSFGRIVTAIGSNEEAVRLSGVPVRRYILGVYVISGVLASVAGIVAAARTGIGTPQVGVGAELNVIAAVVIGGASLMGGRGGMFNTLLGALILGIITNIMNLAGVPGYHQNVYLGLIIILAMLIQFVAARGRQ; encoded by the coding sequence ATGAGCGCTTCCGGAACCTTGCCCCCGTCGGCATCGCGCAATTCCCGACTGGTCGAGATCGTTCGCAACTACGGAACCGTCGGAATTTTCCTCGTGCTCATGGTGGTTGCGTCGTTCTGGTCGGACGCCTTCCTGACCGAGCGGAACCTGATGAACGTTGCCCGTCAGGTCGCATCCGGCCATGGCATCATGGCTGTCGGCATGCTGTTCGTCGTGCTGACGCGGGGTATCGACTTGTCCGTCGGCTCCGTGGCGGCGGTGGGCGCGGTACTGGGCGCCTATCTGATTGCGACGATGGGGTTCAGCCTCCCGGTCACGATCCTGCTCGTGCTACTGTCCGGCGTCGTCTCTGGCACGGTGACGGGGTTTTTCGTCGCTTACATGAAGCTTCCTTCCTTTGTTATTTCGCTCGCGATGATGGCCATCGCTCGCGGAGTTTCACTGATCCTGAGCGCCGGTCGTCCGATCACGATTGGCCCAAGCGGTTCGGCGCTGGTCGACTTCGGCAGCGGCTTCTTCCTGGGCGTTCCACAACCCGTCGTGCTGATGCTCATCATCTTTGCCATCGGCGGCGCGGTGCTGACCTTCACCAGCTTCGGACGCATCGTCACCGCCATCGGCTCGAACGAGGAGGCCGTGCGTCTCTCCGGCGTGCCGGTCCGGCGCTATATCCTCGGGGTCTACGTCATCAGCGGTGTGCTGGCATCGGTTGCGGGTATCGTGGCGGCTGCCCGCACCGGGATCGGCACGCCGCAAGTTGGCGTCGGTGCCGAGCTCAACGTTATCGCGGCTGTGGTGATCGGCGGCGCAAGCCTGATGGGCGGGCGTGGCGGCATGTTCAACACGCTGCTCGGCGCGCTCATACTCGGCATCATCACCAACATCATGAACCTCGCCGGCGTCCCAGGATACCACCAGAACGTCTATCTCGGGCTGATCATCATTCTGGCGATGCTGATCCAGTTTGTTGCGGCGCGCGGACGCCAGTGA
- a CDS encoding L-iditol 2-dehydrogenase: protein MKLQGKVAIVTGGARGIGAAIVRAYVAQGAKVVIADIEAELACDLASELGDAAMSTPLDVRDINSIQSVLATTATHFGGVDILVNNAGVFDMAPLGEITPEMYRRQFDVNVGGLIFMTQGAAQIMRSRGQGGVVINISSQAGRRGEANVILYCAAKAAVISITQSMALELIQDGIRVNAIAPGVVDTPMWDRVDALFAKYEGRPIGEKKRLVGEAVPAGRMGDPSDFAGPAVFLASDDSAYIVAQTLNVDGGNWMS, encoded by the coding sequence ATGAAGCTCCAGGGAAAAGTGGCGATCGTGACAGGCGGCGCGCGGGGTATCGGCGCCGCGATTGTCAGGGCCTATGTGGCGCAGGGCGCCAAGGTCGTCATCGCGGATATCGAGGCTGAACTGGCCTGTGATCTTGCTAGCGAGCTTGGCGACGCCGCCATGTCGACACCGCTCGATGTTCGCGACATCAACTCCATCCAGTCGGTATTGGCAACGACTGCGACACACTTTGGCGGCGTTGATATTCTGGTCAACAATGCGGGCGTCTTCGACATGGCGCCGCTTGGCGAAATCACGCCGGAGATGTATCGGCGCCAGTTCGACGTCAATGTCGGGGGCCTGATCTTCATGACCCAGGGCGCCGCCCAGATCATGCGGTCTCGGGGTCAGGGAGGCGTCGTGATCAATATCTCGTCCCAGGCCGGGCGGCGCGGCGAGGCAAATGTCATTTTGTATTGCGCGGCCAAGGCCGCCGTCATCAGCATCACTCAGTCGATGGCGCTCGAGCTGATCCAGGACGGCATCCGCGTCAACGCGATCGCGCCGGGCGTCGTCGATACGCCGATGTGGGATCGGGTCGACGCGCTGTTTGCGAAGTATGAGGGCCGGCCGATCGGCGAGAAGAAGCGATTGGTGGGCGAGGCGGTGCCGGCTGGACGAATGGGAGACCCATCCGATTTCGCGGGGCCTGCCGTTTTCCTCGCCTCGGACGACTCCGCCTACATCGTTGCGCAGACGCTGAACGTGGATGGCGGTAACTGGATGAGCTAG
- a CDS encoding SDR family NAD(P)-dependent oxidoreductase — MSLTDLVTTFQRDLFAGRTVLVCGATSGIGLAIAQGFAALGADVVAAGSSQAKIDAEKARPDNANLSFAVLDVRSSDDVKAFATTFDRLDVLVNAQGIGRGEAEHQEAVFLDVIDVNLNSVMRLSSTFRDHLKATRGSIVNITSMLSYLVEPEVPAYTASKTGLLGLTRALAHAYGPDGVRVNAISPGYHKTAMTRGLWSVEKSHDLIADHSALKRWGTVDDLVGAALFLASPAAGFITGADLPVDGGYVCGNTIR, encoded by the coding sequence ATGTCCCTGACGGATCTTGTGACGACTTTTCAACGAGACCTTTTCGCGGGCCGAACGGTTTTGGTCTGCGGCGCGACCAGCGGCATCGGCCTCGCCATCGCACAGGGCTTTGCCGCGCTCGGCGCTGATGTTGTCGCGGCAGGATCCAGCCAGGCGAAGATCGACGCCGAGAAGGCGCGTCCCGACAATGCCAATCTGAGCTTTGCGGTGCTCGACGTGCGGAGCAGCGACGATGTGAAGGCATTTGCGACGACGTTCGACCGGCTGGATGTGCTGGTAAACGCGCAAGGCATCGGCCGCGGGGAGGCGGAGCATCAGGAAGCCGTGTTCCTGGATGTCATCGACGTCAATCTCAACAGCGTCATGCGCTTGAGTTCGACATTCCGCGATCATCTGAAGGCGACGCGGGGATCGATCGTAAACATCACTTCGATGTTGAGCTATCTGGTCGAGCCGGAAGTGCCGGCCTACACGGCCAGCAAGACTGGTTTGCTTGGCCTGACCCGCGCCCTCGCGCATGCGTACGGCCCGGATGGCGTGCGAGTGAACGCGATCTCGCCCGGCTATCACAAGACGGCCATGACGCGCGGCCTTTGGAGCGTCGAGAAGAGCCACGATCTGATTGCGGATCACTCGGCGCTGAAGCGGTGGGGCACGGTCGATGATCTTGTCGGCGCGGCACTCTTCCTGGCGAGCCCTGCAGCGGGCTTCATCACCGGCGCTGATCTGCCCGTCGATGGCGGATATGTCTGCGGAAACACAATACGCTGA
- a CDS encoding GntR family transcriptional regulator: protein MYFQLAGLLKEQIRAGQLAVGAKLPSEHELCAEYDVSRSVVRQALLSLAQDGLIETERGRGAFVRDRKVPITLIQKLDPLQEGMAKAGFKLTTKVLQQRLIDAPAHVAEQIGDNKAIFLERLRLADGEVLLLVQNYLPYSRVPDLLHYRELETTSLYNYLRSELGITVSTGKRLIEIGKVDSHVASLLGLEAGAQALFNRETTFDEGGVAVEYYESWHHPDRTRLTIDLYRSL, encoded by the coding sequence TTGTACTTCCAGCTCGCCGGGCTTCTCAAAGAGCAGATCCGGGCTGGGCAACTCGCGGTTGGGGCTAAATTGCCCTCCGAACATGAGTTGTGCGCCGAATACGACGTGTCGCGCAGCGTTGTCCGTCAGGCTTTGCTGTCGCTCGCGCAAGATGGGTTGATCGAGACGGAGCGCGGTCGCGGGGCGTTTGTGCGCGACCGCAAGGTGCCCATCACGCTTATCCAGAAACTCGACCCCCTGCAGGAAGGCATGGCGAAGGCCGGGTTCAAGCTGACGACCAAGGTTTTGCAGCAACGCCTGATCGATGCGCCAGCGCACGTGGCCGAACAAATCGGGGACAACAAGGCGATCTTCCTGGAACGGCTGCGTCTTGCCGACGGCGAGGTTCTGCTTCTGGTGCAGAATTACCTGCCCTATAGCCGGGTTCCTGATTTGCTGCATTACCGGGAACTGGAGACAACATCACTCTACAATTATCTGCGCAGCGAACTGGGCATTACGGTTTCCACCGGCAAGCGCCTCATAGAGATCGGCAAAGTGGATAGCCATGTCGCCTCGCTTCTCGGCCTGGAAGCCGGTGCGCAGGCGCTCTTCAATCGCGAGACGACCTTTGACGAAGGCGGCGTCGCCGTAGAATATTACGAGTCCTGGCATCATCCGGACCGCACCCGGCTGACGATCGACTTGTATCGAAGCCTCTAA
- a CDS encoding SDR family NAD(P)-dependent oxidoreductase produces the protein MSAKRDYTRLFDLTGRKAIVTGGSRGIGRALTEALAAQGADVAIVVRSSIDLARSLADELNVEGGDSFAIQADVSVPADVERLAAEVAARWGRADILVNNAGIVLPGNAEDYPLEQWRQTLNVNLDGVFLVSQAIGKMMIAQKSGSIINIGSMSGRIVNWPFRHAAYNVSKAAVHMLTKCLATEWAEHNIRVNALAPGYIMTELTEEVLREHPDVVANHWAKGAVMNRIGTVDELAGSVVYLASDAASFTTGEIVTVDGGLTLR, from the coding sequence ATGTCCGCAAAGCGGGACTATACGCGCCTTTTCGACCTCACCGGCCGCAAAGCCATCGTCACCGGCGGTTCGCGTGGCATCGGCCGCGCCCTGACCGAGGCACTGGCCGCGCAGGGCGCCGATGTCGCTATCGTGGTGCGCTCGTCGATCGATCTGGCGCGCAGCCTTGCCGACGAGCTGAACGTTGAAGGCGGCGACAGCTTCGCCATCCAGGCCGATGTTTCGGTTCCCGCCGATGTGGAGCGGCTCGCAGCCGAGGTCGCGGCGCGCTGGGGCCGAGCCGACATCCTCGTCAACAATGCCGGCATCGTCTTGCCCGGGAACGCGGAGGATTATCCGCTGGAGCAGTGGCGCCAGACGCTGAACGTCAATCTCGACGGCGTCTTCCTGGTGAGCCAGGCGATCGGCAAGATGATGATCGCGCAGAAAAGCGGCTCGATCATCAATATCGGCTCGATGTCGGGTCGGATCGTCAACTGGCCGTTCCGCCATGCGGCCTACAATGTGTCAAAGGCAGCAGTGCACATGCTGACCAAGTGCCTGGCCACGGAATGGGCCGAGCACAACATCCGTGTCAACGCACTGGCGCCGGGTTACATCATGACCGAACTCACCGAGGAAGTTTTGCGCGAGCATCCCGACGTCGTCGCCAACCATTGGGCCAAGGGCGCGGTAATGAACCGGATCGGCACGGTCGATGAACTCGCCGGCTCGGTCGTCTATCTCGCCAGCGACGCCGCATCATTCACCACCGGCGAGATCGTCACCGTCGATGGCGGCCTGACGCTCCGCTAG
- a CDS encoding sugar ABC transporter ATP-binding protein: protein MSVLVSLNAIKKNFGGVQALKGIDFDLRQGEVHALVGENGAGKSTLMRVLAGETTPSSGSISLFGKPVEFSGPHDATSHGISVIHQELALAPDLTVAENIFLGRLPKFVNHRALRRDAHDLIHKLGFNIDPATQVGSLTVAHQQVVEIAKALSNNSRIIVFDEPTAVLAGSDAERLLDIIRELRAAGTGIVYISHRLNEVFELSDRITVMKDGSHVETLDTADASIDQIISDMVGRRMDALFPSKLGREAGELVLEARNVSLGRKVRDVSFSIRAGEVVGLGGLVGSGRTEVARVLFGADRAKSGSILVRGKPTRLHSPGDGVRASIGLVPEDRKMQGVILDAPIRVNCTLAKLRSVTRLGFLNVRKERRIATKLGASMRLKAANVDAPVSNLSGGNQQKVALAKWFHADCELLILDEPTRGVDVGAKSEIYTIINDLAKSGKAVLVISSEHQELFGICDRILVMAEGAIVGELNASEFTEERLLTLAMTRTEKNNDEAIA, encoded by the coding sequence ATGTCCGTTCTCGTGAGCCTTAACGCCATCAAGAAGAATTTCGGCGGCGTTCAGGCGCTGAAAGGGATCGACTTCGACCTCCGGCAAGGCGAGGTTCATGCACTGGTTGGTGAAAACGGCGCCGGCAAGTCGACACTGATGCGCGTGCTGGCCGGCGAGACGACTCCATCGTCCGGTTCCATCAGCCTGTTCGGCAAGCCGGTGGAGTTCTCCGGGCCGCATGATGCAACGTCCCATGGTATTTCGGTCATCCATCAGGAACTGGCGCTGGCGCCGGACCTGACGGTGGCCGAGAACATCTTCCTCGGCCGCCTGCCGAAATTCGTCAATCATCGTGCTCTGCGGCGCGATGCGCATGATCTGATCCACAAGCTTGGCTTCAACATCGATCCCGCCACCCAGGTCGGGAGCTTGACCGTTGCGCACCAGCAGGTCGTCGAGATTGCCAAGGCGCTCTCCAACAATTCGCGCATCATCGTCTTCGACGAGCCGACTGCCGTGCTCGCAGGCAGCGATGCCGAGCGGCTGCTCGATATCATTCGCGAGTTGCGCGCGGCCGGCACGGGTATCGTCTACATCTCGCATCGATTGAACGAGGTCTTTGAACTCTCCGATCGCATCACGGTCATGAAGGACGGCTCGCACGTCGAAACCCTGGACACGGCGGATGCGAGCATCGACCAGATCATCTCAGACATGGTCGGGCGCCGAATGGATGCTCTCTTTCCTTCCAAGCTTGGCCGCGAGGCTGGCGAGCTTGTCCTGGAGGCCAGGAATGTGTCGCTCGGACGAAAAGTGCGTGACGTCAGTTTCTCCATCCGTGCCGGCGAAGTCGTGGGACTAGGCGGCTTGGTCGGGTCCGGCCGCACGGAAGTCGCGCGCGTCCTCTTTGGCGCCGATCGCGCGAAGTCTGGTTCGATCCTGGTCCGTGGGAAGCCGACCCGGTTGCATTCGCCGGGGGATGGCGTGCGCGCCAGCATCGGCCTCGTTCCCGAAGACCGTAAAATGCAGGGTGTCATCCTGGATGCGCCGATCCGGGTCAATTGCACGCTCGCCAAGTTGAGAAGCGTCACGCGCCTGGGCTTTCTGAACGTCCGCAAGGAGCGCCGGATCGCGACGAAGCTGGGCGCCTCTATGCGCCTGAAGGCCGCGAATGTGGATGCGCCGGTTTCGAACCTGTCGGGCGGCAACCAGCAGAAGGTTGCGCTCGCGAAGTGGTTCCACGCCGATTGCGAGCTCCTGATCCTCGACGAGCCGACGCGCGGCGTCGATGTCGGCGCCAAGAGCGAGATCTACACGATCATCAATGATCTGGCGAAATCGGGAAAAGCCGTCCTCGTCATCTCCTCCGAGCATCAGGAACTCTTCGGCATCTGCGATCGGATCCTGGTCATGGCGGAAGGGGCGATCGTGGGCGAACTGAATGCGAGTGAATTCACCGAGGAGCGCCTTTTGACCTTGGCGATGACACGAACGGAAAAGAATAACGATGAGGCAATAGCATGA